DNA sequence from the Paenibacillus physcomitrellae genome:
GGACTGTTGTTGACAAGGAACGTCATCTGCAGCGTAGGCTCGTCGATCTTCAGAACCGGCAGCGCTTCAGGGTTAGCCGGATCGGCAATCGTTTCCCCGATGTTGATGTCCTTAATACCGGCGATAGCGATGATGTCACCTGCACCCGCTTCTTCGATATCTACACGGCGCAGGCCTTGGAAACCAAACAGCTTCTCGATGCGGGCGGATTTCTTACTGCCGTCACGCTGGATAACCGTAACCGGTTGTCCGGAACGGATAATACCACGGTTTACCCGACCGATTGCAATACGGCCCAGATATTCGTTATAGTCCATCAGGGTAACGAGGAACTGCAGCGGCTCGTCTACCTTCTCTTTTGGAGATGGGATATTTTCGATAATGGTTTCGTACAGAGCCTGCATGTTGTCGTCCTGTTTCTCAGGATCAAGGCTCGACGTACCGTTAAGGGCGGAAGCATATACAACAGGGAATTCCAGCTGCTCGTCCGAAGCTTCAAGTTCGATGAACAGGTCAAGCACTTCGTCGATCACTTCAGCAGGACGAGCTGCCGGACGGTCGATTTTGTTCACAACCACAATAGGAGTCAGGTTGGATTCCAGTGCTTTGCGCAAAACGAATTTTGTCTGCGGCATGCAGCCTTCATATGCGTCAACGACGAGCAGAACGCCGTCAACCATCTTCATAATCCGTTCGACCTCGCCGCCAAAGTCGGCGTGTCCCGGTGTATCTACAATATTGATCAGATTATCTTTGTAATTGATAGCTGTATTTTTAGCCAGAATCGTGATTCCGCGTTCCCGTTCCAAATCGTTGGAGTCCATGGCGCGCTCCTGAACGGCCTCGTTCTCCCGGAATGTGCCGGATTGCTGGAGCAGTTTGTCAACCAGCGTAGTTTTGCCGTGGTCTACGTGGGCAATAATCGCAATGTTGCGAATTTGATCTCTTGATTGCATGATTTATCTCCATTTCCTCTCTGTGTTCTCTATTCATCAAAATAAGCGCCGGAACACAAAAAGGGCCGACGCTACACATATCCATTTCATTATACGCAAATTTCAGTAAATTTCAAGGTATTTACTTAAGATTACCATTTGGAACGGCTTCGGCCTCGAAAGGCAATCAGCCACACCCCTGCTACAATCAGAATAAATGCCAGCAGGTAAATAATTGAGAAGGCAAACAAAGTTAATCCGAACAGCAGCACTGAAACAGCCAGAAGCACTATAGCCAGAAGGAAAATCCCCGGCGGCCGCGGCGTGCTGGCCGCATCAAACAAGAACAGACCGAGGGCAATTCCAAAAATGAATCCCGGCCACAAATAATGAAGAGTTCCGTAACCGAACAGTGTGGCAATTAGAAACACAACGCCGTAAACAATCAACGCTCCCCCCGGAACAAGTGCAACCGAGGGAATACGTCTGCCCGCATACAGGATATGAAGAACAATGCCCAAAGCAAGCAGGAGCAAAGGCCAGAATACCGTTCCGATGAACGAAAAGACCCCCCATTTGCCGAGTAAAATGATGAGTCCGGCAGCCAGAATCAGTACCCCTGTCGTCAGTTTATTCTGATCGGACATTTGATCACACACCTTTCACGGTTGACATCAGCAGGACAAGTACCTACAATTTACGACAGTCCCTTTAAATCTTATATTAAATGAAATTTCCGAAAAAAACCACTCACGCAAGTGGAATCCAACCAAGAAAACTTGCTGAAAAATATTTTCGGTAGAAAAAGCTTTTTATCTGAAGCATTACCGAATAATCACAAAAATATATGTCCCCACGTTAGAATCGTCGTTTTCGTTTGCGCTAGCAGAGCAAACAGCCCCGCCTCAAGTCAGGCGGGGCTTACCAGCCGCAGGCTGCGGTATCAAGCGCTGCGAAAATATTTTTGCCTCATTAAGCCTATGATAACAATGGCCGCGCTAAGCGCACCTGGCAGCCAGTGAACCGCTTCGGGAACAAGGCTCTTCAGAAGGCCGCCGAGCTTCGGATCATGCAGCAGCATTTTTCCGGCGGTATAGGCAAGTATGGCTGCACCAGCGTACACAAGCACAGGAAAGCGGCGCAGCAGGTCCGCTATAAGATTGCTGCCCCAAACGACAATCGGGATGCCAATGGCGATGCCGATGACCAAAATGGCCACGTCGCCCTGTGCTACCGCCGCTATAGCCAGTACATTGTCGAGGCTCATAATGAGATCGGCGAACAGAATCGTCCGGATCGATTTCCACAGGGTTGCCGCGCTTTCGACGCGGGTCTCATCCTCCTGCTGAGTCAGGAGCTTATACGCAATGAATGCAAGCAGGATGCCGCCGCAGGCCTGGATGAAAGGAATTTGCAGCAGCAGCAGCGCCACCCAGGTCAGCAGACAGCGCAGCAATACGGCCCCGATGGCCCCCCACCAAACTGCTTTTTTCCGTTGTGAAAGGGGCAGATTTTTACTGGCCATAGCGATCACGACGGCGTTATCACCGCTCAGCACCAGATTGATCATTAGAATTTGCAGTAGCAGCAGTATGGATTCCACACAACATTCCCCCCATACCAGATTTATGATCCTTGGGACAAAGGTATGCAGGCCGTTTGCGAAACAGGGAATCCGGGTAAAAAAGATGAATCCTTCTGCCTTGTTTACACGTATACCCTTAGATGGAAGGGTACTCGGATCTTACTAGATTATTATCGAATCGTACTATTATTGAATCTTACTTAGGAAGTGACATCCATGGATTGGTTGAGCGCAAGTTTTTTTCTCACCCTTATTAACATTATCTTTATTGATCTAATCCTTGCCGGCGATAACGCTATTGTAGTAGGGATGGCGGCCAAACGATTGCCTGCTTCTATTCAGAAAAAAGCGATTTTCTACGGGACAGGAGGCGCCGTTCTGCTGCGTATTCTTGCTACCCTTGTGGTCGTATGGCTCCTTAAAGTGCCTTGGCTGCTTGCGGTCGGCGGCATCCTGCTGATTTATATCGCCTATAAAGTGCTGGCAGACGATGACAAGGAAGAACACGTTGATGCCAAAGATTCCTTGTGGGCCGCTGTAAGAACGATTATTATCGCTGACGCCGCCATGGGACTTGATAATGTAATCGCTGTGGCCGGCGCTTCAAACCAGCATATGGTGCTTGTTGTGATCGGTCTTATGATCAGCGTGCCAATCGTCGTATGGGGAAGTACTATCTTTATCAAGCTGCTCACCTTGTTTCCATGGATCGCTTATTTGGGGGCCGGAGTACTCGCTTATACGGCTTCTCATATGATTACAGAAGAACCGAGACTCGTTCCGTTCCTTGAGGACAAGCCCGTATTGCGGTACGGCTTTATCGTTGTGGTTGTGCTGGCTGTTCTCTACGCGGGATATATGTCCAAACGACGCAGCCGTGAACAGAAGAAAGCAAAACGGGAATCCCATCCGGCAACCCGGTAACAGAGTTGGATTAGCAGAAATGGATCTATTGAAAAAGCAAGAAGGCCGTCCGAAAGGACGGCCTTCTTGCTTTTTGCATGCTTTGTACGTGCTTGTGCATGCTTTATCATGCTTTGTACAGGCTTGTGTATACTCTGTGCATGCTTTGAAAACGTTCAAGCAGCACCAGCATACTTATTTGTGCGTACACCCCGCTTAAAACCAATCTCCGCGAATACCCTGCTCCTGCACCGGTTTCTCCAAATCATGGCGCGGAAAGTCCGGTGAACCTGTCATCTCGTCCTCCTGATAATGGATTTGACTATTCGGTCTCAAGACCATGGTAACGGTGTTCTGTACGGCCTTCTCCAGCATGTCGTCAAGCCCTTCCAGACTGCGCTCCACATTCTCGACAACCCGAAGATTGGGTTTGATTGCCGGGGATTTAGGAACAAACAAGGTGCAGCAGTCTTCGTACGGCAGAATAGACAAATCATAAGTGCCGATTTGCTGGGATAAGTCGATAATCTCCTGCTTGTCCATCGTGACCAAAGGACGCAGCAGCGGGAGCTCCGTAACACGGCCAATCACGTTCATGCTCGCCAGCGTCTGACTTGCCACCTGTCCAAGGCTGTCTCCGGTTACCAAAGCAAGCGCGTCGTTTGCTTCGGCCAATTTAGTGGCGATCCTCAGCATGGCCCGGCGCATTAACGTAATCATCAGATTATCTTGTCCGGCACCCGCTAAAGAGGTCTGAATATCGGTGAAGGGAACGAGATGAATTTTAACCCGCCCGCTATACTGCGACAGCACCTTCGCCAGCTCAATAACCTTTTCTTCCGCCTTCCGGCTTGTAAAAGGATAACTGTGGAAATGCACGCATTCCACTTCAAGTCCGCGCCGCATCGCCGACCAGCCCGCAACCGGGCTGTCTATGCCGCCTGAAAGCAGCAGCATGGCCTTACCGTTTGTCCCCAGCGGGAACCCTCCGGCACCGGGAAGAACCTGGCAATACAGCAGGGCCCGGTCGTCGCGCACCTCCACGCGCAGATCCAGCTCAGGATTCTTAACATCTACTTTCAAGCAAGGGAACGCAGCCAGCAAAGGTTCACTGATGATTCTATTGAGATCATGTGAGGAATGAGGGAATGCCTTCCACACCCGCCGTCCGCTCACTTTAAAAGTCGTATCTTTCTCAATTGACAAGCTGCCAAGAAACTCCCGGGCCTTCTCCTGAATCTGTTCCAGTTCGGGAGTGCAGACCACCACCGGGATAATCGCCGTAATGCCAAACACCTTGCTAAGAGGTTTGAGCAGCTCATCGGCAGGCTCCCCGCCCAGATCAATATAAATCCGGCCATAATCCTTGGTAATTTGCGCTTTAGGGAAACCGTTCAACAGTCTCTTAACATGATTCAGCACAACTTGTTCAAACCTTGCCCGGTTTCTGCCTTTCAGCATAATTTCCCCGAGTCTCAGCATTAACATATCGACATTCATAATCGTTATTTTAATCCACCTTTCAATCCACTAAGCCGCTTTACGGCTTTGGTTAAAGCTTCAATCAGCAAGTCGGCATCTTCAGCCGTATGCTCGTCACCCAGGCTGATCCGTATGCCGCTCTGAGCCACCTCCATGGACTTCCCCATGGCCAGCAGCACCCGGCTGGGTTCGCTTGTCTTCGACGAGCAGGCGGACTTGGTTGAAACCTCCAGCCCATCTTCTTCTAAACAATGCAGCACGACCTCAGGTTTCATACCGGGATATGAAAAATGAAGAATATGCGGCGCTCCATCCGCCGGCGAATTCAGCACAAGTTCGGGCAGCGAAGCCATGCCTTCAACAAGCCGCTGCCGCACATTCCGCCAGCCGCGGATATTTTCCCCTTCTTTCTCCTTAGCCAGTCTCAGTGCCTTAGCCATGCCGACCAAAGCAGGCACATTCTCCGTTCCGGAACGCACTCCGCCTTCCTGGCCTCCTCCTGACAACAGCGGAAACAGTTGAACGCCTTTGCGGACATACAACAGCCCGGCACCTTTCGGTCCGCGTATTTTATGCGCCGACAAGCTGTATAGGTCAATTCCGCTGTCCTTAATCTGGAGAGGGACCTTGCCAAATCCCTGTACGCCATCCACATGGAATAAGACACGGGGATGTTTCTGTTTCAATTCACGCCCAATTTCCGCAACAGGCTGGATGCTGCCAGTTTCATTGTTAACATGCATAATGGAGACCAGCACCGTATCCTTGCGAACAGCCTGCATCACCGCTTCTATATCCACAGTTCCGTCTGTCTGAACAGGAACAAAAGTAACTTCAAAACCCAAACCTTCCAGCTGGCGAAAAGACTCATAAACCGAAGGATGCTCCACCATGGATGTAATCAGATGTTTCCCCCGGGTTCTATACTGCAGAGCAGCTCCTTTAATCGCCATATTATTGCTTTCGGTTGCCCCGGATGTAAATACAATTTCGGATGGCTCCACACCAAGCGCCTGCGCGCAAACTTCCCTTGCTCGATGAAGCAGCTTAAACCCGGATTCACCCGAAGCATGCAGAGAGGAAGGATTGCCGTAATGGGCCTGCATCACTTCAGCAATCGTTCGGATGACCTCCGGATGAGGAGGGGTGGATGCTGCATGATCAAAATATTTCATAATAATTCTCCCCCTATCCCTACAGTGTCTTGTACAGCAGCAACTTCTATCATACCTGAAACAGGTCTCAAAAAAAACAAAAAACGGAGCTCACCGGCCTTTCAGCCGATTGCTCCGCTCTATCAGAAGTATGTCTTTATCCAGGTTCAAAGCTTGGAATTAGGCATATTTCGCCATAGCTGTTTCGATTTTACCAATATAATTCTGTGTTTCAACCGGCAGCTGGTGAAGCTTGTCCATCAATTCGGCATCACTGTTGACGCCTAAACCGTTCACTTTGCCCGGACCGGCATTATAGGCAGCCAGCGCCATCTTGATTTCTCCACCGTAGCGCTTTAACTGATAAGACAAATATCGGACGCCTCCGTCGATATTCTGGGCCGGATCAAACGGATTGCTCACACCAAGTCCTTGGGCTGTGCCGTCCATCAGCTGCATAAGACCTTTAGCTCCTGCAGAAGACTCCACATTAGGTTTGAAGGAAGATTCCGTATCAATGACAGCTTTGATCAGGGCTTCCGGTACGCCGTATTTCTGACTTGCTGCCGAAATCAGGCCATCATAAGCCGTAGAGTTGCCGCTTCCTTCAATGGAAGCCAAACTATTAATATTGCCGTCGTTCCCGACAGCGGCAGCAAGGTTGGAGTCGCCGTCTGTAATCGCCTGGCTTATCATTTGATACCACAGCTGACTGTTCCCGGAATCGAGATTAACGGCGCCTGCAGTGGGGGACATATTAGACGTATTAAGCGATGCATTCAACAGAGAAGATGCCGAATCGGTACTCCCCCCGTCAGCCATCAGCTGCTGCAGCATTTCATTAAAAAGAGAATCCGTATCGCCATTTTGGGCTCCTTGAAGCGTTGTTCCCGTCAAGTCGATACTATTCATCATTTGATATTCAATTAACTGTTTGACAACACGAGGATCGATTTGCATAGCTAACCCCTTTATTCTAAGCAATTTCAACAAAATGCTACTAAATTCATCCTATCTTCAACTCAATTTTACACGCTCTCCTTTACTTGTACCAGCCTTTTTGTCTGAAATAGGAAAAAAGACCGATCGCGAAGATCGGTCTTTGTCAGATGAATAACCCAAATTCCTAGAAAAACTCTAATGCCTAATGCCATACAGAGACATTTAGCAAGCTACCTTACAAATGGCATCAATACAAAGTAGCTCAATGTCGCCAGAAGTCCAAGAGCAAGACCCCAAGCTCCAACTCTGCGCTTGCCCTGGCTATAAGCATAATAACCAAGAACAGCCGCTATTGGACCTAATACGATAGTCCACATAAATAAGGCTAATACGCCAAGGACAATCCCTGCCACCCCGGCAATCTGTCCAGCTCCGGTATCGCTATCTTCTTGATCCCGGGCTTGTTCGCGTGGTTGATTCACATTTGCTTCCCTGTTATGGGTGCTGGTTTGCAGCTTACGTTCACGAACCGCCGCAAATT
Encoded proteins:
- the typA gene encoding translational GTPase TypA, with product MQSRDQIRNIAIIAHVDHGKTTLVDKLLQQSGTFRENEAVQERAMDSNDLERERGITILAKNTAINYKDNLINIVDTPGHADFGGEVERIMKMVDGVLLVVDAYEGCMPQTKFVLRKALESNLTPIVVVNKIDRPAARPAEVIDEVLDLFIELEASDEQLEFPVVYASALNGTSSLDPEKQDDNMQALYETIIENIPSPKEKVDEPLQFLVTLMDYNEYLGRIAIGRVNRGIIRSGQPVTVIQRDGSKKSARIEKLFGFQGLRRVDIEEAGAGDIIAIAGIKDINIGETIADPANPEALPVLKIDEPTLQMTFLVNNSPFAGREGKWVTSRKLRERLFKELETDVSLRVDETDSPDAFIVSGRGELHLGILIENMRREGYEVQVSKPEVIIKEIDGKKMEPIERLMIDVPEENMGAVMESLGYRKAEMVNMINNGTGQVRLEFLIPARGLIGYSTHFLTLTRGYGVMNHAFDSYGPLVTGQVGGRHEGVLVSSENGVSTLYGILSIEDRGILFVEPGAEIYEGMIVGEHTRDNDIVVNICKEKQLTNVRSATKDDTVKMKTPRLLSLEQALEYLNDDEYCEITPKSVRLRKKILNKSERERAEKHRKMANANQ
- a CDS encoding TerC family protein, coding for MESILLLLQILMINLVLSGDNAVVIAMASKNLPLSQRKKAVWWGAIGAVLLRCLLTWVALLLLQIPFIQACGGILLAFIAYKLLTQQEDETRVESAATLWKSIRTILFADLIMSLDNVLAIAAVAQGDVAILVIGIAIGIPIVVWGSNLIADLLRRFPVLVYAGAAILAYTAGKMLLHDPKLGGLLKSLVPEAVHWLPGALSAAIVIIGLMRQKYFRSA
- a CDS encoding TerC family protein gives rise to the protein MDWLSASFFLTLINIIFIDLILAGDNAIVVGMAAKRLPASIQKKAIFYGTGGAVLLRILATLVVVWLLKVPWLLAVGGILLIYIAYKVLADDDKEEHVDAKDSLWAAVRTIIIADAAMGLDNVIAVAGASNQHMVLVVIGLMISVPIVVWGSTIFIKLLTLFPWIAYLGAGVLAYTASHMITEEPRLVPFLEDKPVLRYGFIVVVVLAVLYAGYMSKRRSREQKKAKRESHPATR
- the thiI gene encoding tRNA uracil 4-sulfurtransferase ThiI → MNVDMLMLRLGEIMLKGRNRARFEQVVLNHVKRLLNGFPKAQITKDYGRIYIDLGGEPADELLKPLSKVFGITAIIPVVVCTPELEQIQEKAREFLGSLSIEKDTTFKVSGRRVWKAFPHSSHDLNRIISEPLLAAFPCLKVDVKNPELDLRVEVRDDRALLYCQVLPGAGGFPLGTNGKAMLLLSGGIDSPVAGWSAMRRGLEVECVHFHSYPFTSRKAEEKVIELAKVLSQYSGRVKIHLVPFTDIQTSLAGAGQDNLMITLMRRAMLRIATKLAEANDALALVTGDSLGQVASQTLASMNVIGRVTELPLLRPLVTMDKQEIIDLSQQIGTYDLSILPYEDCCTLFVPKSPAIKPNLRVVENVERSLEGLDDMLEKAVQNTVTMVLRPNSQIHYQEDEMTGSPDFPRHDLEKPVQEQGIRGDWF
- a CDS encoding cysteine desulfurase family protein; translation: MKYFDHAASTPPHPEVIRTIAEVMQAHYGNPSSLHASGESGFKLLHRAREVCAQALGVEPSEIVFTSGATESNNMAIKGAALQYRTRGKHLITSMVEHPSVYESFRQLEGLGFEVTFVPVQTDGTVDIEAVMQAVRKDTVLVSIMHVNNETGSIQPVAEIGRELKQKHPRVLFHVDGVQGFGKVPLQIKDSGIDLYSLSAHKIRGPKGAGLLYVRKGVQLFPLLSGGGQEGGVRSGTENVPALVGMAKALRLAKEKEGENIRGWRNVRQRLVEGMASLPELVLNSPADGAPHILHFSYPGMKPEVVLHCLEEDGLEVSTKSACSSKTSEPSRVLLAMGKSMEVAQSGIRISLGDEHTAEDADLLIEALTKAVKRLSGLKGGLK
- a CDS encoding lytic transglycosylase domain-containing protein, translating into MQIDPRVVKQLIEYQMMNSIDLTGTTLQGAQNGDTDSLFNEMLQQLMADGGSTDSASSLLNASLNTSNMSPTAGAVNLDSGNSQLWYQMISQAITDGDSNLAAAVGNDGNINSLASIEGSGNSTAYDGLISAASQKYGVPEALIKAVIDTESSFKPNVESSAGAKGLMQLMDGTAQGLGVSNPFDPAQNIDGGVRYLSYQLKRYGGEIKMALAAYNAGPGKVNGLGVNSDAELMDKLHQLPVETQNYIGKIETAMAKYA
- a CDS encoding DUF4190 domain-containing protein; the encoded protein is MGYGRDDDHRLRPRVNPDHTGDQGTRIDYPRRSLNNEEYAAEFAAVRERKLQTSTHNREANVNQPREQARDQEDSDTGAGQIAGVAGIVLGVLALFMWTIVLGPIAAVLGYYAYSQGKRRVGAWGLALGLLATLSYFVLMPFVR